CGGCTTTCACAACCCTGCCGCTCAGCGTGAAGCCGAGGCAACGGAGTGCGCTGCCGAACTGGGCGGTAATGACGCCTTTTGGAAGTACTCGGATCTCGTGTTTGAGGCAACGCCGTCCAATGGAAAAGGCGTGCCTCCTGAACAACTGACACCACTCGCCACCAAGATCGGCCTCAACAGCAAGCAATTCAAGAGCTGCCTTGACAGCGGTCGCCACAGTGCACGGGTCCAGGAAGATTTTGTAGAAGGCACGGATATAGGCATTACAGGAACACCTGGCAACATCTTGCGCAACAACGAAACAGGCAAAGTTCTAAGCCGGGCGGGGGCTCGCCCGATTGAACATTTGAAGGCGGCGGTTGCGGAGTTGCTTCGGTAATTCACTCCCGGCAGAGACATGGGCAAACAGTCGGAGAACAGGCGTATGAATGATCCTATTGTGAAACAAAATGAAACGCGTCCCATCGGTCGCGATCTTTACTTGCTGGCTCGCTATTGGCTGACACAACGCCGCGTACAGATACTGCTTGCTGCCGCACTATTCGGCGTGGGCGCCTGGTTCAATTGGAGCTGGCTTGTGGCGGTCGGTATGGCGCCATTGGTCCTTGCTTTGGCCCCTTGCGCGGTGATGTGTCTACTGGCTATGTGCATGCACAAAGGGCACGGCAAAGACTCTTGTCATGGTTCGGAGAGTGGCTCGGGGGGCGACACAAAACCCACGCAAATATCAAAGTCAGACAGTTAACAGTCTTTGCAAAGAATGACCATGTCGTTGGATGTATTGCTGATACTGGTGCTCAGTGTCGCATTCGGTTGGCTGGCCCGCCGGTTTCGCT
This genomic window from Pseudomonadota bacterium contains:
- a CDS encoding disulfide bond formation protein DsbA, which produces MAAEHAVDRDLVQRIRDEVIKELRESGALAREVDAGIGRAIARQRAEAQRRPQQEEQAEAKNVRPVDPARDHIYGNPTAKVSLIEYSDFECPFCKRFHQTAKQLVDESGGQVNWVYRHFPLGFHNPAAQREAEATECAAELGGNDAFWKYSDLVFEATPSNGKGVPPEQLTPLATKIGLNSKQFKSCLDSGRHSARVQEDFVEGTDIGITGTPGNILRNNETGKVLSRAGARPIEHLKAAVAELLR